Proteins from a single region of Catenulispora acidiphila DSM 44928:
- a CDS encoding D-alanyl-D-alanine carboxypeptidase family protein, with product MASSDLARTTALRHRRTVLTALVLLSAVLAGVLSYAALAAVNGHRDPEPASFGAPPSLPGLPPLAPLPPSSSASSDPHAATPSTVWPAHGQAAFIETGQSRVQAGPNQHAAPIASVTKVMTAYLVLRDHPLRAGQDGPALTLTDADVADTAQRRSQDQSIVPVAAGEHLTERQALQALLLPSANNIAVVLARWDAGSVDQFVARMNATAQSLGMRDTRYTDPSGFDEATVSTAVDQVQIVARAMRLPVFADIVAMPSAALPVAGTVANTDTLVGHDGFVGVKTGSDDAAGGCFAFQAVRTIGGKQTTITGVVLGQPGANQIAAGLMAAKALVDRIAGQ from the coding sequence GTGGCTTCCAGTGATCTCGCACGAACGACGGCGCTCCGTCACCGACGGACCGTCCTCACCGCTCTTGTCCTGCTCAGCGCGGTGCTGGCCGGTGTGCTGTCCTACGCGGCGCTGGCGGCGGTCAACGGGCATCGAGACCCGGAGCCGGCTTCCTTCGGCGCGCCTCCCTCGCTCCCCGGGCTGCCGCCGCTCGCACCGCTGCCGCCGTCCTCCTCAGCGTCGTCGGATCCGCATGCTGCCACTCCCAGCACGGTGTGGCCGGCGCACGGACAAGCCGCCTTCATCGAGACCGGACAGTCCCGGGTCCAAGCCGGACCGAACCAGCACGCCGCGCCGATCGCCAGCGTCACCAAGGTGATGACCGCCTATCTCGTGCTCCGCGACCATCCGCTGCGGGCCGGCCAAGACGGTCCGGCTCTCACCCTCACCGACGCCGACGTCGCCGACACCGCTCAGCGGCGCTCGCAGGACCAGTCGATCGTTCCCGTCGCTGCCGGCGAGCATCTGACGGAGAGGCAAGCGTTGCAGGCCCTGTTGCTCCCTTCGGCGAACAACATCGCGGTGGTCCTGGCCAGGTGGGACGCGGGTTCGGTGGACCAGTTCGTCGCGCGGATGAACGCCACCGCGCAGTCGCTGGGCATGCGCGACACCCGCTACACCGATCCGAGCGGCTTCGACGAGGCGACGGTGTCGACCGCGGTCGATCAGGTACAGATCGTCGCCCGCGCGATGAGGCTGCCGGTGTTCGCGGACATCGTGGCGATGCCGAGCGCGGCACTGCCGGTCGCGGGCACGGTCGCCAACACCGACACGCTGGTGGGCCACGACGGGTTCGTCGGCGTCAAGACCGGCTCGGACGACGCGGCCGGCGGCTGCTTCGCCTTCCAGGCGGTCCGCACGATCGGCGGGAAGCAGACCACGATCACCGGCGTCGTGCTGGGCCAGCCCGGCGCGAACCAGATCGCCGCCGGTCTCATGGCGGCGAAGGCGTTGGTCGACCGGATCGCGGGTCAGTAG
- a CDS encoding response regulator transcription factor: protein MRVLVVEDEPYMAEAIRDGLRLDAIAADIAGDGDTALELLSVNSYDIAVLDRDIPGPSGDEIAKRIIASGTGMPILMLTAADRLDDKASGFELGADDYLTKPFALRELVLRLRALDRRRAHSRPPVREIAGVRLDPFRREVYRDGRYVALTRKQFAVLEVLVAAEGGVVSAEQLLERAWDENADPFTNAVRITVSALRKRLGEPWIIATVPGVGYRIDAEAGITAGANAMSGNRD from the coding sequence ATGCGTGTGTTGGTCGTGGAGGATGAGCCCTACATGGCAGAGGCCATCCGTGATGGCCTGCGCCTGGACGCGATTGCCGCGGACATCGCCGGTGACGGCGACACCGCCTTGGAGCTGCTGAGCGTCAACAGTTACGACATCGCCGTGTTGGACCGGGACATCCCCGGGCCGTCCGGCGACGAGATCGCCAAGCGGATCATCGCCTCCGGCACCGGGATGCCGATCCTCATGCTGACCGCCGCCGACCGGCTCGACGACAAGGCCAGCGGCTTCGAACTCGGCGCCGACGACTACCTCACGAAGCCCTTCGCGCTGCGGGAGCTGGTGCTGCGCCTGCGGGCGCTGGACCGTCGGCGCGCCCACAGCCGCCCCCCGGTCCGGGAGATCGCCGGCGTGCGGCTGGATCCGTTCCGGCGCGAGGTGTACCGGGACGGACGCTACGTCGCGCTCACGCGCAAGCAGTTCGCCGTCCTGGAGGTCCTGGTCGCGGCCGAGGGCGGCGTCGTGAGCGCCGAACAGCTGCTGGAGCGGGCCTGGGACGAGAACGCCGACCCCTTCACCAACGCCGTCCGCATCACCGTCTCGGCGCTGCGCAAGCGGCTCGGCGAGCCCTGGATCATCGCGACGGTTCCCGGCGTCGGCTACCGCATCGACGCCGAGGCCGGCATCACGGCTGGAGCTAACGCCATGAGCGGAAACCGTGACTAG
- a CDS encoding sensor histidine kinase produces MSARLKLTFSYAGLVMLAGSLLIGVAWIFALRWLPDNAAVIKNAQQYAPKGMGNSPVVITGPSQSDLMHGFIPAAAVAVAFLLLLGLVGGWFLAGRMLAPLTRIADATRLAATGSLSHRIELEGTNDEFRELADAFDTMLAQLEAHVAEQRRFAANASHELRTPLAITQSLLDAARNDPDRDTGQLIDRLHVVNTRAIDLTEALLLLSRANQRSFAREEVDLSLVAEEAAETLFPMAERRGLTIETIDTSGGAAPPAIGSPALLLQLATNLVHNAIVHNLPGQGTIWVITSAHADYAELTVENTGEQLTPELVATLAEPFQRGSERIRTDHAGVGLGLAIVKSITYAHDGTLTLTPRPTGGLRVTVRLPVRRALTAEAPEARYIPTALRLARIGPAPAHQPGSPT; encoded by the coding sequence ATGAGCGCCCGGCTCAAGCTCACCTTCAGCTACGCCGGCCTGGTCATGCTCGCCGGCTCCCTACTGATCGGCGTCGCCTGGATCTTCGCGCTGCGCTGGCTGCCGGACAACGCCGCCGTCATCAAAAACGCGCAGCAGTACGCCCCGAAAGGCATGGGCAACAGTCCCGTGGTCATCACCGGTCCGAGCCAATCGGACCTGATGCACGGCTTCATCCCCGCCGCGGCCGTGGCGGTAGCCTTCCTGCTACTGCTGGGGCTGGTCGGAGGCTGGTTCCTGGCCGGCCGCATGCTCGCCCCGCTGACCCGCATCGCCGACGCCACCCGCCTGGCCGCGACCGGCTCGCTGTCCCACCGGATCGAGCTGGAGGGCACCAACGACGAGTTCCGCGAACTCGCTGACGCCTTCGACACCATGCTCGCGCAGCTCGAGGCGCACGTCGCCGAACAACGGCGTTTCGCCGCCAACGCCTCCCACGAACTGCGCACCCCGCTGGCGATCACCCAGTCCCTCCTGGACGCCGCCCGCAACGACCCCGACCGCGACACCGGCCAGCTCATCGACCGGCTGCACGTCGTCAACACCCGCGCGATCGACCTCACCGAGGCGCTCCTGCTACTCAGCCGCGCGAACCAGCGGTCCTTCGCCCGCGAGGAAGTCGACCTCTCACTGGTCGCCGAGGAAGCCGCCGAAACGCTCTTCCCCATGGCAGAGAGGCGCGGCCTGACCATAGAGACGATCGACACCTCCGGCGGCGCGGCGCCCCCCGCCATCGGCTCACCGGCGCTGCTCCTGCAACTGGCGACGAACCTGGTCCACAACGCGATCGTGCACAACCTGCCCGGCCAAGGCACCATCTGGGTCATCACCAGCGCTCACGCCGACTACGCGGAACTCACCGTGGAGAACACCGGCGAGCAGCTGACCCCGGAGCTGGTGGCCACCCTCGCCGAGCCCTTCCAGCGCGGCAGCGAACGCATCCGCACCGACCACGCGGGCGTCGGCCTCGGACTGGCGATCGTCAAGAGCATCACCTACGCCCATGACGGGACCCTCACCCTCACTCCCCGCCCCACCGGAGGTCTCCGCGTCACGGTACGGCTTCCCGTCCGCCGAGCCCTGACGGCCGAGGCACCCGAGGCGCGATACATACCGACCGCGCTACGACTGGCACGTATCGGGCCGGCGCCGGCCCATCAGCCTGGCTCTCCTACCTAG
- a CDS encoding PadR family transcriptional regulator yields MTTSHDPQLLKGVLSMVLLHLLAEKESYGYEVAQRLQAAGFADVLEGTVYPALTRLEREGRLATRLVPSPNGPARKYYRLTPTGRETLHAAGQSWSRHVSAVEAVLARPLPPPPEEGS; encoded by the coding sequence GTGACCACCAGCCATGACCCTCAGCTCCTCAAGGGCGTGCTGTCGATGGTGCTGCTCCATCTGCTGGCCGAGAAAGAGTCCTACGGCTACGAGGTGGCGCAACGCCTGCAGGCGGCGGGCTTCGCAGACGTGCTCGAGGGCACGGTCTACCCCGCCCTCACCCGCCTCGAGCGAGAGGGGCGCCTGGCCACCCGGCTGGTGCCCTCACCGAACGGCCCGGCGCGCAAGTACTACCGGCTCACCCCGACCGGACGCGAGACCCTGCACGCCGCCGGGCAAAGCTGGTCGCGGCACGTGAGCGCCGTCGAGGCCGTGCTCGCCCGTCCGCTTCCGCCGCCCCCGGAGGAAGGCTCCTGA
- the vanX gene encoding D-Ala-D-Ala dipeptidase VanX, with product MTDDFVFVDQLVPGVRWDAKYATWDNFTGKPVDGYLANRIVGTTALCSALERAQKEAGVLGFGLVLWDGYRPQRAVDCFLRWSQQPEDGRTKPRHYPNIDRAGMFEKGYVAAKSGHSRGSTVDLTLYDLATGDLAAMGGGHDLMDPVSHHGASGITRAEEANRLALRSVMEASGFRPYDCEWWHYTLEDEPYPETYFDFPIT from the coding sequence GTGACCGACGACTTCGTCTTCGTGGACCAGCTCGTCCCCGGCGTCCGCTGGGACGCCAAATACGCGACCTGGGACAACTTCACCGGCAAGCCGGTGGACGGCTACCTGGCGAACCGGATCGTCGGGACGACCGCCTTGTGCAGCGCACTGGAACGCGCGCAGAAGGAGGCCGGCGTCCTCGGTTTCGGGCTGGTGCTCTGGGACGGCTATCGTCCGCAGCGCGCCGTGGACTGCTTCCTGCGCTGGTCGCAGCAGCCCGAGGACGGTCGGACCAAGCCGCGCCACTACCCGAACATCGACCGCGCCGGGATGTTCGAGAAGGGCTACGTCGCCGCCAAATCGGGCCACAGCCGCGGAAGCACAGTCGATCTGACGCTCTACGACCTGGCCACCGGCGACCTGGCCGCAATGGGCGGCGGCCACGACCTGATGGACCCCGTCTCCCATCACGGCGCCAGCGGGATAACGCGAGCTGAGGAGGCGAACCGGCTGGCGTTGCGCTCCGTCATGGAGGCCAGCGGTTTCCGACCGTACGACTGCGAGTGGTGGCACTACACGCTGGAGGACGAGCCTTATCCGGAAACGTATTTCGACTTCCCTATTACCTAG
- the vanA gene encoding D-alanine--(R)-lactate ligase, producing the protein MDKLNIGIMFGGCSEEHPISVKSAREVAKNLDTSKYEPFYIGITRDGAWRLCDGPEENWENGASRPAVVSPDRGAHGLLVLDQGRYEAIRLDLVLPVLHGKLGEDGAIQGLLELAGIPYVGCDVQTSVLCIDKTLTYLVIQNEGIATPRFWTLTPDEKIDPNELPYPVFVKPARSGSSFGVSKVSGKDELSGAIEEARLYDAKVLIEEAVVGSEIGCAVLGTGEDLLVGEVDRVALTHGFFKIHQESAPETGSENATFIVPADIPAQSRALIQETAKLVYRALGCRGLSRVDFFLKEDGTVVLNEVNTLPGLTSYSRYPRMMAAAGFPMSEVIDRLVAVTIAGDLR; encoded by the coding sequence ATGGATAAGCTCAATATCGGCATCATGTTCGGCGGCTGCTCGGAGGAACACCCCATCTCTGTCAAGTCCGCACGGGAGGTCGCGAAGAACCTCGACACCAGCAAGTACGAACCCTTCTACATCGGCATCACTCGGGACGGCGCGTGGCGACTGTGCGACGGCCCAGAGGAGAACTGGGAGAACGGCGCGAGCCGTCCCGCCGTGGTGTCGCCGGACCGAGGCGCGCACGGACTGCTCGTCCTGGACCAGGGACGCTACGAAGCGATCCGCCTGGACCTGGTCCTGCCGGTCCTGCACGGCAAGCTCGGCGAGGACGGCGCGATCCAGGGTCTGCTGGAGCTGGCCGGCATCCCCTACGTGGGCTGCGACGTACAGACCTCCGTCCTGTGCATCGACAAGACGCTCACTTACCTCGTCATACAGAACGAGGGGATCGCGACGCCGAGGTTCTGGACCCTCACGCCCGACGAGAAGATCGATCCGAACGAGCTGCCCTATCCGGTATTCGTCAAGCCGGCTCGCTCGGGGTCTTCGTTCGGCGTCAGCAAGGTGTCCGGCAAGGACGAGCTGTCCGGCGCCATCGAGGAGGCGCGGCTGTATGACGCCAAGGTGCTCATCGAGGAGGCGGTCGTCGGCAGCGAGATCGGCTGCGCGGTCCTGGGCACCGGCGAGGATCTGCTCGTCGGCGAGGTGGACCGGGTCGCGCTGACCCACGGCTTCTTCAAGATTCACCAGGAGAGCGCGCCGGAGACCGGTTCGGAGAACGCGACGTTCATCGTCCCCGCCGACATCCCGGCGCAGTCGCGCGCACTGATTCAGGAGACTGCGAAGCTCGTCTACCGCGCTCTGGGTTGCCGCGGGCTGTCGCGGGTCGACTTCTTCCTGAAGGAGGACGGGACCGTGGTCCTCAACGAGGTCAACACGCTCCCCGGCCTGACCTCCTACAGCCGCTACCCGCGGATGATGGCGGCCGCCGGATTCCCGATGTCCGAGGTCATCGACCGGTTGGTGGCGGTGACGATCGCGGGGGACCTCCGGTGA
- the vanH gene encoding D-lactate dehydrogenase VanH encodes MTSSPTLPTPGITVYGCGQDEAVLFRALATRFGFVPTITEAAVSEANAELASGNRCISVGHKTQITDATLLALSRVGVTYISTRSIGYNHLDVGFANSVGISVENVSYSPDSVADYTLMLMLMAVRHAKSLVRRTDVHDYRLHDVRGRELRDLTVGVVGTGRIGAAVVDRLKGFGCRVMAHDRNPESVAGYAPLDELLRHSDIVTLHTPLTAETHHLLNSERIEQMKPGVFIVNTGRGSLLDTEALLQALESGRLGGAALDVLEGEEGIFYADCRDRVIESKTLLRLQELPNVLVSPHTAYYTDHALSDTVENSIINCLRFESGNHHG; translated from the coding sequence ATGACCTCATCCCCGACGCTCCCCACTCCGGGAATCACTGTCTACGGGTGCGGACAGGACGAGGCTGTCTTGTTCCGAGCGCTGGCAACGAGATTCGGCTTCGTTCCTACCATTACCGAGGCGGCGGTATCCGAAGCCAACGCAGAACTGGCGTCGGGAAACCGATGCATCAGCGTCGGTCATAAGACACAGATCACTGACGCCACACTTCTCGCACTCAGCCGCGTTGGCGTCACCTACATCTCGACCAGAAGCATCGGCTACAACCACCTCGATGTGGGGTTCGCGAACAGCGTCGGCATCTCAGTGGAGAACGTCAGCTATTCGCCCGACAGCGTTGCCGACTACACCCTGATGTTGATGCTGATGGCGGTCCGCCACGCGAAATCCCTAGTCCGCCGCACCGACGTCCACGACTACCGTCTTCACGATGTCCGTGGCCGCGAGCTGCGCGACCTGACCGTCGGCGTGGTCGGGACCGGACGCATCGGCGCAGCCGTCGTGGACCGGCTCAAAGGCTTCGGCTGCCGTGTGATGGCCCACGATCGCAACCCCGAAAGCGTGGCCGGCTATGCGCCGCTCGACGAGCTCCTACGACACAGCGACATCGTCACGCTCCACACGCCGCTCACCGCTGAAACGCACCATCTCCTGAACAGCGAACGGATCGAGCAGATGAAACCCGGCGTCTTCATCGTCAACACCGGACGCGGTTCTCTTCTCGACACCGAAGCCCTTCTCCAAGCGCTGGAAAGCGGCAGATTGGGCGGCGCGGCGCTAGACGTTCTGGAAGGTGAGGAAGGGATCTTCTACGCCGACTGTCGAGACAGAGTCATCGAAAGTAAAACACTGCTGCGGTTACAAGAACTCCCGAACGTACTCGTCAGTCCGCACACGGCTTACTACACCGATCACGCACTCAGTGACACCGTCGAGAACTCCATTATCAACTGTCTGAGATTCGAGAGCGGGAATCATCATGGATAA
- a CDS encoding UDP-N-acetylmuramoyl-tripeptide--D-alanyl-D-alanine ligase, whose translation MIPLSLEEIAVVVGGTVAGGGSVTVTAPAALDGRKAEPGGLFVAFAGEYADGHDFVDQAARAGAAAVLGTRPTSLPTVVVQDAREALQRLAKHVVDRLRPGLTVVGVTGSQGKTGTKDLIAAVLSSAAPTVATAGSLNNELGVPLTMLRADAETRFLVLEMGARHVGDIAALTDLVAPDVAVVLNVGRAHLGEFGSRGAIAKTKAELVQGLAPGGTAVLNADDPRVAAMHTLTDGPLLTFGRAEHADVQVLYLVLDRLGRPSFTVRTADARAVVTLPLIGAHQSLNAAAAVTAGLAAGVPLEAATKALATASLSKWRMELRGLAGGATLLNDSYNANPDSTRAALDALAAIEAARRIAVLGEMRELGPSTETEHRAIGRYAAHRADIILAVGAPAHPIATAAGPRALTLPDNDAALAWLREHLAAGDVVLVKASRGGRLDEVAAALV comes from the coding sequence ATGATCCCGCTCAGCCTCGAGGAGATCGCCGTTGTCGTCGGCGGGACGGTCGCAGGTGGCGGGTCGGTGACCGTGACCGCGCCGGCCGCCCTAGACGGTCGCAAAGCCGAGCCGGGCGGGCTGTTCGTCGCGTTCGCCGGGGAGTACGCCGACGGTCACGACTTCGTCGATCAAGCCGCGCGGGCCGGGGCGGCGGCGGTGCTCGGCACGCGACCCACGTCGCTGCCGACGGTCGTCGTGCAGGACGCGCGCGAGGCGTTGCAGAGGCTCGCCAAGCATGTCGTGGACCGGCTGCGTCCCGGGCTGACAGTGGTCGGGGTGACCGGCTCGCAGGGCAAGACCGGCACGAAGGACCTGATCGCGGCGGTGCTGTCGAGCGCGGCGCCGACGGTCGCGACGGCCGGCTCGCTCAACAACGAGCTCGGCGTGCCGCTCACGATGCTGCGCGCCGACGCCGAGACCCGGTTCCTGGTCCTGGAGATGGGAGCACGGCACGTCGGCGACATCGCCGCGCTGACCGACCTTGTCGCGCCGGACGTCGCGGTCGTGCTGAACGTCGGGCGGGCCCACCTCGGCGAGTTCGGGTCGCGCGGCGCCATCGCCAAGACCAAGGCCGAGCTGGTGCAAGGGTTGGCGCCAGGCGGCACGGCGGTACTGAACGCCGACGACCCACGCGTCGCCGCGATGCACACCCTGACCGACGGCCCGCTGCTGACGTTCGGGCGCGCGGAGCACGCGGACGTGCAGGTGCTGTATCTGGTCCTCGACCGGCTGGGGCGGCCGTCGTTCACGGTGCGCACCGCCGACGCCCGAGCTGTCGTCACGTTGCCGCTCATCGGCGCGCACCAGTCGCTGAACGCGGCGGCGGCGGTGACGGCGGGCCTGGCCGCCGGGGTACCGCTCGAGGCCGCCACGAAGGCCCTGGCGACCGCCTCCCTGTCGAAGTGGCGCATGGAACTGCGCGGCCTGGCCGGCGGCGCCACACTGCTCAACGACTCCTACAACGCCAACCCCGACTCGACGCGCGCAGCGTTGGACGCCCTGGCCGCGATCGAGGCCGCACGCCGCATCGCCGTACTCGGCGAGATGCGCGAACTCGGGCCCTCCACCGAAACCGAGCACCGCGCCATCGGCCGCTACGCCGCCCACCGCGCCGACATCATCCTCGCCGTCGGCGCCCCCGCCCACCCCATCGCCACCGCAGCAGGACCCAGAGCCCTGACACTCCCCGACAACGACGCCGCCCTAGCCTGGCTACGCGAGCACCTCGCCGCCGGAGACGTGGTGCTGGTCAAGGCCTCGCGCGGCGGGCGGTTGGATGAAGTGGCGGCGGCGCTGGTGTAG
- a CDS encoding lipid II:glycine glycyltransferase FemX yields MTLTVGAISAAEHGAFVQAQRSVSFLQTPAWAKVKTEWRSEALGWFDGQRLVGAGLVLHRPVPHLRWRTLAYLPEGPVIDWTGDLGMWLDPLVAHLKAGGAFAIRVGPPVRTDVWSAAQVKKGFADPDVRRLTELPGQPDLVGVRVSSLLRDSGWLPQNPDDGFGAGHPQFKYEIPLTGRSEEDVLKGMNQQWRRNIKKAAKEGVEVTVGGDLKEFHDLYLHTAARDHFTPRPLSYFRTMAAAMRAEDPDRFRLYFAHHDADLVAATILVRVGTHACYAYGASSTAKREVRGSNACQWAMIRDALAAGCEVYDLRGITPTLNADDPHVGLIQFKAGTGGQAVRYVGEWDLPLRPVVYRAFQMYMRRRSAS; encoded by the coding sequence ATGACTTTGACCGTGGGGGCGATCAGCGCTGCCGAGCATGGAGCGTTCGTGCAGGCACAACGGTCGGTCAGCTTTCTGCAGACGCCGGCTTGGGCGAAGGTGAAGACCGAGTGGCGCAGTGAAGCGCTCGGCTGGTTCGACGGTCAGCGGCTCGTCGGCGCCGGTCTCGTTCTGCATCGTCCGGTGCCGCATCTCCGATGGCGCACGCTGGCGTACCTGCCCGAGGGCCCGGTCATCGACTGGACCGGCGATCTCGGCATGTGGCTCGATCCACTGGTCGCGCATCTCAAGGCAGGCGGCGCGTTCGCGATCCGAGTCGGACCGCCGGTGCGCACCGACGTGTGGAGCGCCGCTCAGGTCAAGAAGGGCTTCGCCGATCCGGATGTACGACGGCTGACCGAGCTGCCCGGGCAGCCCGATCTGGTCGGCGTCCGAGTGAGCAGTCTGCTGAGAGACTCGGGCTGGCTGCCGCAGAACCCTGATGACGGGTTCGGCGCGGGGCATCCGCAGTTCAAGTACGAGATCCCGCTCACCGGCCGGAGCGAGGAGGACGTGCTCAAGGGCATGAACCAGCAATGGCGCCGGAACATCAAGAAGGCGGCGAAGGAGGGCGTCGAGGTCACGGTCGGCGGGGACCTGAAGGAGTTCCACGATCTTTACCTGCACACCGCCGCCCGCGACCACTTCACGCCCCGCCCCCTGAGCTACTTCCGGACCATGGCCGCAGCGATGCGCGCCGAGGACCCCGACCGCTTCCGGCTCTACTTCGCGCACCACGACGCGGACCTAGTTGCCGCAACGATCCTGGTCCGCGTCGGCACGCACGCCTGCTACGCCTACGGCGCCTCCTCGACCGCCAAGCGCGAGGTACGCGGCTCCAACGCATGTCAGTGGGCGATGATCCGCGACGCACTGGCAGCCGGCTGCGAGGTCTACGACCTGCGCGGCATCACCCCGACGCTGAACGCCGACGACCCGCACGTCGGACTGATCCAGTTCAAGGCCGGCACCGGCGGCCAGGCGGTGCGCTACGTCGGGGAGTGGGACCTGCCGCTGCGGCCGGTGGTGTATCGGGCGTTCCAGATGTACATGCGGCGCCGCAGCGCGTCGTGA
- a CDS encoding helix-turn-helix domain-containing protein, whose protein sequence is MNDDAVVRNRALQTEWYGEPLGDRFRRLLDRLTLSQAQLADVLGLSAPMISQLMNGVRAKISNPAVLARLAIVEQMAADPAFVVLPPTARSTELARLVHEAPTASSSVAIAHTATPSAPSVGDPVAAVQGVLRAVASASDLDGAARLLDAEYPALAEVLRVYGTFKTADARAHYERTAR, encoded by the coding sequence GTGAACGACGATGCTGTCGTGCGCAACAGAGCCCTGCAGACCGAGTGGTACGGCGAGCCGCTGGGCGACCGCTTCCGCCGCCTCCTGGACCGGCTGACCCTCTCCCAAGCCCAGCTCGCCGACGTCCTCGGCCTGTCCGCGCCGATGATCTCCCAGCTGATGAACGGCGTCCGCGCCAAGATCAGCAACCCGGCGGTGCTGGCCCGCCTCGCCATCGTCGAGCAGATGGCCGCCGACCCGGCCTTCGTCGTCCTGCCGCCGACCGCGCGCTCCACAGAGCTGGCCCGCCTCGTGCACGAGGCACCCACCGCCAGCAGCAGCGTGGCGATCGCGCACACCGCCACGCCGTCCGCGCCGAGCGTCGGCGACCCGGTGGCGGCGGTGCAAGGCGTGCTGCGCGCCGTGGCCTCCGCCTCCGACCTCGACGGCGCCGCACGCCTGCTGGACGCCGAATACCCGGCGCTCGCCGAGGTTCTGCGCGTCTACGGGACGTTCAAGACCGCCGACGCGCGCGCCCACTACGAGCGCACAGCCCGCTGA
- a CDS encoding serine/threonine-protein kinase: protein MFEVVAGRYVLIDSIGSGGAGEVWRAFDRKAGAYCAAKVIRHPEAATLVRAVFEQAVRLEHPHVVTPYAWVADDEQVLLAMPLVCGGSLAVLLRDLGVLPPRYSAEVLWQLLVALEHVHGAGLVHRDVKPANLLLESTGTGAPHARLADFGLVLTPDQPRITGTFKVVGTRAYLAPESLERGDQGVAQDLYAAGLVGLEMVGAEAISAGGPLVEVLAALTAPEPARRPGSAAEALERLAQILEGWPLETPAPMPGSDEPVEVFEQIGPLPPGWGPTGPIAEAETVTLATMPSMGSMGSMASMGEDAVAATMVIDLGATMRITPRAALRGEPETAVLRVEPETAVSRVEHEAGVPVVHEATVRGEPEAASRVDPEATVWVKPGAASRAESEARARIDPDATVWIDSGAAVRFDPEATVRLAPEGPSRIDPQSTARVDRPIGGGERFWSPGAASMPSPGAASPPAYGQPRIPLHGTESARRPPPRMPATDNAFGVRYPPSASGANSGLGPSHSPEPAIDRVRLRLIPVNATAPPVSRRRWRLVTVLVAVIAVVAVAGAVGWAVTAWH from the coding sequence GTGTTCGAGGTCGTCGCGGGACGCTACGTCCTGATCGACAGCATCGGCTCCGGCGGTGCCGGGGAGGTGTGGCGGGCCTTCGACCGCAAGGCCGGCGCCTATTGCGCCGCCAAGGTGATCCGGCATCCGGAGGCTGCGACGCTGGTGCGCGCGGTCTTCGAACAGGCGGTCCGGCTGGAACACCCGCATGTGGTGACGCCGTACGCATGGGTCGCTGACGATGAGCAGGTGCTGCTGGCGATGCCGCTGGTATGCGGCGGATCGCTCGCCGTGCTGCTGCGCGACCTCGGGGTTCTGCCGCCGCGCTACAGCGCCGAGGTGCTGTGGCAGCTCCTGGTCGCGCTGGAGCACGTGCACGGCGCCGGGCTCGTCCACCGCGACGTCAAGCCGGCGAACCTGCTCCTGGAGTCGACCGGCACCGGGGCGCCGCACGCGCGCCTGGCGGACTTCGGCCTGGTGCTGACACCGGACCAGCCGCGCATCACCGGCACGTTCAAGGTGGTCGGCACGCGCGCCTACCTGGCGCCGGAGTCGCTGGAGCGCGGCGACCAGGGCGTCGCGCAGGACCTGTACGCGGCCGGGCTCGTCGGGCTGGAGATGGTGGGAGCGGAGGCGATCAGCGCCGGCGGACCGCTGGTCGAAGTCCTCGCCGCCCTGACGGCACCGGAACCGGCACGCCGTCCCGGATCCGCGGCCGAGGCCCTGGAGCGCCTGGCGCAGATCCTCGAGGGCTGGCCACTGGAAACGCCCGCGCCGATGCCGGGGAGCGACGAACCGGTCGAGGTGTTCGAGCAGATCGGACCACTGCCGCCGGGATGGGGACCGACCGGCCCGATCGCCGAGGCGGAGACGGTCACGCTGGCAACGATGCCGTCGATGGGATCGATGGGATCGATGGCATCGATGGGGGAGGACGCCGTGGCCGCCACGATGGTGATCGATCTCGGGGCGACGATGCGGATCACGCCGAGGGCGGCATTGCGGGGCGAGCCGGAGACTGCTGTATTGCGGGTCGAGCCGGAGACTGCTGTATCGCGGGTCGAGCACGAGGCTGGTGTGCCGGTCGTGCATGAGGCCACGGTTCGGGGCGAGCCGGAGGCTGCATCGCGGGTTGATCCTGAGGCGACGGTGTGGGTAAAGCCTGGTGCTGCTTCGCGGGCCGAATCTGAGGCCAGGGCGCGGATTGATCCTGACGCCACGGTGTGGATCGATTCCGGTGCCGCTGTGCGGTTCGATCCGGAGGCCACGGTGCGGCTCGCGCCTGAGGGTCCTTCGCGGATCGATCCTCAGAGCACAGCGCGGGTCGACCGGCCGATCGGCGGTGGGGAGCGGTTTTGGTCGCCGGGCGCGGCATCCATGCCCTCCCCGGGCGCTGCCAGCCCACCTGCCTACGGACAGCCTCGAATCCCCTTGCACGGCACCGAATCCGCCAGAAGGCCGCCGCCTCGGATGCCCGCCACCGACAACGCGTTCGGCGTCCGGTATCCGCCGTCGGCCTCCGGCGCGAACTCCGGCCTCGGCCCGAGTCACAGCCCTGAGCCCGCCATCGACCGCGTGCGCCTGCGCCTCATCCCCGTCAACGCCACAGCGCCACCGGTTTCCCGGCGGCGCTGGCGGCTGGTCACGGTGCTGGTCGCGGTGATCGCCGTGGTCGCGGTGGCGGGTGCGGTCGGCTGGGCCGTGACTGCCTGGCACTGA